The following DNA comes from Deltaproteobacteria bacterium.
AGCGGATGGTGCCGATCGTCATGGCGCCGGTGGTCTCCCGCCACCTCTGGGAGGTCACCCTCAAGCACTGCCAGGAGCGCGTCGTGTTCGGCAAGCCGCTCGCCAAGATGCAGGTGAACCAGCACAAGTTCGTCGACATGATGATCCAGATCACCGCCGCCGAGGCGTTCGCACGCCGCTGCATCCGCCAGATGGCACGCGGCGAGGACGCCACGCTCGACATCTCGATGGCCAAGGTCTTCTGCACCGCCGTCGAGCAGTTCGTCGCGACCACCTGCGTGCAGCTCTTCGGCGGCGCGGGCTACTGCTGGGAGAACCCCGCCGCGCGCGCCTTCGTCGACTCGCGGCTGATCAGCATCGGCGGGGGCGCCGACGAGGTGATGAAGCAGGTGGTGGCCAGGATCCTCCAGGTCTGATGCCCGCCGCGCTCTACGAGCTGCGCGGCGACGCCGCCTGGATCACGCTCAACCAGCCCGAGCGGCGGAACGCGCTCTCCGATGCGCTGGTCGCCGAGCTCCGCCAGCACCTCGCCACGGCGCTCGCCGCGCCGGAGGTGCGGGCCGTCGTCCTCACCGGCGCCGGGCCCGCGTTCTGCGCCGGCGCGGACCTGAAGAGCGGGGGCATCGGCGCCGCCGACCATCCGTTCGTCGAGGTGCTGAGGACGATCTGGGAGGCGCCGAAGCCCATCGTCGGGCGCATCAACGGCCACGCCTTCGGCGGCGGCGTCGGTCTGGTTGCGGCGTGCGACCTGACGGTCGCCGCCGACTCGACGCTGTTCGCCTTCAGCGAGGTCCGCGTCGGCGTCATCCCGGCGATGATCTCCGTCCTCTGCGTCCGCAAGCTCGGCGTCCAGCAGGCGATGTGGCTCTTCCTGACCGGCGAGCGCTTCTCCGCGGCGCGCGCCGTCGAGCTCGGCCTCGTCCACCGCGCCGTCCCGGCGGCCGCGCTCGACGCGGCGGTCGAGGAGGTGCTCGGCCTCGTCCGGCTCGGCGGGCCGAACGCCGTCCGCGAGGCGAAGCAGCTCGTCCGGCGCATCCCCGAGCTCTCGGTGGAGGAGGGTTTCCGCTGGACGGCCGCGAAGAGCGCCGAGCTCTTCGCCTCGGAGGAGGCGGCCGAGGGCATGCGCGCGTTCGTCGAGAAGCGGCCGCCCCGCTGGGCGGCGAAGTCGTGAGCGAGCCGGACGTCCTCCGCATCGCGAACGCGAGCGGCTTCTACGGCGACCGGCTGAGCGCCGCACGCGAGATGGTGGAGGACGGGCCGATCGACGTCCTCACCGGCGACTACCTCGCCGAGCTCACCCTCATGATCCTCTACCGCGATCGGCTGAAGGATCCCGCGGCGGGCTTCGCGCGCACCTTCCTCCGGCAGCTCGAGGAGGTGCTCGCCACGTGCGTCGCCCGCGGCATCAAGGTCGTGGTGAATGCCGGCGGGCTCAACCCCGCCGGCCTCGCCGCCCGCACCGAGGAGCTGGCCGGGCGCCTCGGCGTCACGGCGCGCGTGGCCTACGTCGACGGGGACGACCTCCTGCCGCGGCTCCCGTCGCTCCGGGCAAGCGGCCTCGAGCTCCACCATCTGGACAAGGGCATCCCGCTCGCGGCCCTCGACCGGCCGGTCGTGACCGCCAACGCCTACCTCGGCGCCTGGGGCATCGTCGAGGCGCTCCGCCGCGGCGCCGACATCGTCATCTGCCCGCGCGTCACCGACGCCGCGCTGGCGCTCGGGCCCGCGGCCTGGAAGTTCGGCTGGGCGCGCGACGACTGGGACCGGCTTGCCGCCGGAATCGTCGCCGGTCACACGATCGAGTGCGGCGCCCAGGCGACCGGCGGCAACTACGCCTTCTTCCAGGAGGTCCCGGACCTCGCGCACCCGGGCTTCCCCATCGCCGAGATGCGTCCCGACGGCACGTTCGTCGTCACCAAGCATCCCGGGACGGGCGGCCTCGTCTCGGTCGGCACCGTGACCGCGCAGCTCCTCTACGAGATCCAGGGGCCGCGCTACCTGAATCCCGACGCCACCGCGCGCTTCGACTCGATCCGGCTCGCGGACGACGGGCCCGATCGGGTGCGCGTCTTCGGGGTGAAGGGCGAGCCGCCGCCGCCGACCACCAAGGTGTGCATCAACTACCTCGGCGGGTACCGGAACACGGTGACCTTCGTGCTCGCAGGCCTCGACGTCGAGGAGAAGGCACGCCTCGCCGAGGAGACCCTCTGGCGCCTTGTCGGCGGCCGCGATCGCTTCGCGCAGACCAGCGTCGAGCTCGTCCGCTCCGACCGTCCCGACCCGCGTGCGCACGACGATGCGTTCGCCTACCTGCACGTGACCGTGAAGGATCCGGATGCGGCGCGCGTCGGGCGGGCCTTCAGCAACAAGGCGATCGAGATGGCGCTCGCCAGCTACCCCGGCTTCTTCGTGACCGCGCCCCCGGCCGATGCGTCGCCCTACGGCGTCTACTGGCCCGCGCTGGTGCCGTCAGACCTGCTCGAGCACCGAGTGGTGATCGGCGGCGAGACGATCCCCGTGCCACCGGTCGCGGTCCCGCCTGGCCGCCACGAGGCGCGGGTGCCGGCCGTCGAGGTTCCGGCTGCGCCGACGGGGCCGACGGAGCGGGTGCCTCTTGGCGGGCTCTTCGGCGCGCGCTCGGGCGACAAGGGCGGGAACGCCAACGTCGGCGTGTGGGCGCGGAGCGGCCCGGCGTACGCCTGGCTCGAGCGCGAGCTCGATGTCGAGCGCTTCCGCGCGCTCGTCCCGGAGTCGGCGGGCCTCCCGGTCGAGCGTCACGCGCTCCCGAACCTCTGGAGCCTCAACTTCGTCGTCCACGGGCTCCTCGGCGACGGCGTCGCCTCGTCGACGCGCACCGACCCGCAGGCGAAGAGCCTCGGCGAGTACCTGCGCGCCAGGCTGATCGACGTCCCGCGCGCCCTGCTCCCCGGCTGAGATCTCGACCGCGGTCGTCGGGGCCACGACGGCCGCTTCCCGCGCACCAGACCCGCGGCCAGCCCGGAGTGTTGCTGTGCGGCAGCCTTGCGGAACCCGCACCGTAGGCGCCGTGAGCCTCTCCCGAGCGAGTCGCACGGGGCACGATGCCGGCCAGCTCGCAAAGCTTGCATGGACACAAATCTTGCAAATCGCCAACCCACGCACTGCTGATCCATCCGTACGATACCCATGGCGTAGCGCTTGCTCAGCGCGCACGATCCGCGCGGCTCTCAGGCCTGGCCGCGGATGATGCAGCGGGCGCTGGGCGCATGACCCGTCGCACCGCAAGGAAGACAGCATGGTGAATGAGCGCGGCAGGACAGACGCCCCTTCGAGGCTCCTGAAGACGGGGGTGCACACGTTGATCCTCGCCGTGTTGTGCGCGGCGCGTCTGGCCGAAGCGGACTCGGCCACGGTGTCCACCGACAAGCTCGACTACCCGCCCGGGCAGACCGTCGTCATCACCGGCTCCGGCTGGGCGCCGGGGGAGGCCGTCTCGCTCCTCCTCGAGAGAGACCCCCTGACCCACGCAAACCAGGTCTTCTTCTCCCTGGCCGATTCCGGCGGCTCGCTCTCCGACAGCGAGTACGTCGTCCAATCCTACGACCTGGGCGTCACGTTCACGCTGACCGCGACGGGTCTCACGTCGGGCAACGTCGCGCGGGCGACCTTCACGGACGGATCGTGCGGCGACGGTGCCGTGAATTCCTCCGGCGAAGAGTGCGACGAGGGAGCGGCGAACGGCTCGGCCAGCTCCTGCTGCAACGCGAACTGCAAGTTGAAGTCGGCGGGCACGGTCTGCCGCGCCTCGGCGGGCACCTGCGACGTGGCCGAGACGTGCAACGGCGCGAACGGC
Coding sequences within:
- a CDS encoding enoyl-CoA hydratase, giving the protein MPAALYELRGDAAWITLNQPERRNALSDALVAELRQHLATALAAPEVRAVVLTGAGPAFCAGADLKSGGIGAADHPFVEVLRTIWEAPKPIVGRINGHAFGGGVGLVAACDLTVAADSTLFAFSEVRVGVIPAMISVLCVRKLGVQQAMWLFLTGERFSAARAVELGLVHRAVPAAALDAAVEEVLGLVRLGGPNAVREAKQLVRRIPELSVEEGFRWTAAKSAELFASEEAAEGMRAFVEKRPPRWAAKS
- a CDS encoding DUF1446 domain-containing protein gives rise to the protein MSEPDVLRIANASGFYGDRLSAAREMVEDGPIDVLTGDYLAELTLMILYRDRLKDPAAGFARTFLRQLEEVLATCVARGIKVVVNAGGLNPAGLAARTEELAGRLGVTARVAYVDGDDLLPRLPSLRASGLELHHLDKGIPLAALDRPVVTANAYLGAWGIVEALRRGADIVICPRVTDAALALGPAAWKFGWARDDWDRLAAGIVAGHTIECGAQATGGNYAFFQEVPDLAHPGFPIAEMRPDGTFVVTKHPGTGGLVSVGTVTAQLLYEIQGPRYLNPDATARFDSIRLADDGPDRVRVFGVKGEPPPPTTKVCINYLGGYRNTVTFVLAGLDVEEKARLAEETLWRLVGGRDRFAQTSVELVRSDRPDPRAHDDAFAYLHVTVKDPDAARVGRAFSNKAIEMALASYPGFFVTAPPADASPYGVYWPALVPSDLLEHRVVIGGETIPVPPVAVPPGRHEARVPAVEVPAAPTGPTERVPLGGLFGARSGDKGGNANVGVWARSGPAYAWLERELDVERFRALVPESAGLPVERHALPNLWSLNFVVHGLLGDGVASSTRTDPQAKSLGEYLRARLIDVPRALLPG